One window of the Glycocaulis alkaliphilus genome contains the following:
- a CDS encoding alpha/beta fold hydrolase has product MKTAILMANIMATIAPARFRAIAAKRFERPRVRKQSDTGRDFLETLDASWIEGPLGRQRIYSGGTGPSVFFLHGWEADAADLSSHARNLMEHGYRVVLIDGPAHGASQGHAATLPQFGEGLSATAATLGQPFAVVAHSMGAASSVFAMSEGFVKPAAFIALAAPCSMDDNVSFQAGSMGVSERAIKLIKDGIESVLKTPITRFDIARDAPAMTARALFIYGDNDVIVPLGAGEKASRDWPGAKLVIKPGLGHRGVLRDPGVLAEVADFLDGVRG; this is encoded by the coding sequence ATGAAAACTGCAATTCTGATGGCCAATATCATGGCCACGATCGCACCCGCGCGCTTCCGCGCCATTGCCGCAAAACGCTTTGAGCGCCCCCGCGTGCGCAAGCAGAGCGATACCGGCAGGGATTTTCTCGAGACGCTCGACGCGAGCTGGATCGAGGGGCCGCTGGGCCGCCAGCGCATCTATTCCGGCGGCACTGGCCCGTCCGTCTTCTTCCTGCATGGCTGGGAGGCAGATGCGGCCGATCTCTCCAGTCATGCACGAAACCTGATGGAGCACGGCTACCGGGTTGTCCTGATTGACGGGCCAGCCCACGGGGCATCACAAGGGCACGCCGCGACCCTGCCGCAATTTGGCGAAGGCCTCAGTGCCACAGCGGCAACTCTCGGCCAGCCCTTCGCGGTTGTGGCCCACTCCATGGGAGCAGCGTCGAGCGTCTTTGCGATGAGCGAAGGCTTCGTCAAACCGGCCGCTTTCATCGCCCTGGCTGCGCCATGTTCAATGGACGACAATGTCAGCTTCCAGGCCGGGTCGATGGGTGTGTCGGAGCGGGCAATAAAGCTGATCAAGGACGGTATAGAATCCGTCCTGAAGACGCCGATAACCCGCTTCGATATCGCCCGTGACGCCCCCGCGATGACCGCAAGGGCGCTATTCATCTACGGCGACAACGATGTAATCGTGCCCCTCGGCGCAGGCGAGAAGGCGTCGAGAGACTGGCCCGGCGCCAAGCTCGTCATCAAGCCGGGACTCGGCCATCGCGGCGTATTGCGCGATCCCGGCGTGCTGGCCGAAGTGGCCGATTTTCTGGACGGGGTAAGGGGTTAG
- a CDS encoding TetR/AcrR family transcriptional regulator, producing MPHEKSTRTRIVETALDEMSKGGLATLSIGHLAKACSMSKSGLFAHFGGQEALQVCVIEAAIEQFRQQVVEPARQQSGTLARIEALGTNWTGWLLRDPSRPCPILQAAFEAPALTPKAAELARQARRGWTDWVERLAKLAIHEGGFAATTDAKRFAFQFEAIGVGCQSWSVVQGRDEAGRLARASFTALIDSARA from the coding sequence ATGCCACACGAAAAATCCACCCGGACCCGTATCGTTGAAACCGCGCTGGACGAGATGTCCAAGGGCGGTCTTGCCACCTTGTCCATCGGCCATCTGGCCAAGGCGTGCAGCATGTCGAAAAGCGGGCTGTTTGCCCATTTCGGCGGTCAGGAAGCCTTGCAGGTTTGCGTTATCGAAGCTGCTATCGAGCAATTCCGCCAGCAGGTGGTAGAGCCTGCACGCCAGCAAAGTGGCACACTGGCCCGGATCGAGGCGCTGGGGACGAACTGGACGGGCTGGCTCTTACGCGATCCGTCACGCCCCTGCCCGATCCTGCAAGCCGCCTTCGAGGCACCTGCCCTGACGCCAAAGGCGGCAGAACTCGCCCGGCAGGCACGGCGCGGCTGGACAGACTGGGTGGAGCGTCTTGCCAAGCTGGCCATCCACGAAGGCGGATTTGCCGCCACTACCGACGCCAAGCGCTTCGCCTTCCAGTTCGAGGCGATTGGTGTGGGCTGCCAGTCCTGGTCAGTGGTTCAGGGGCGCGACGAGGCCGGGCGGCTGGCCCGCGCCAGCTTCACCGCCCTTATTGACAGCGCACGCGCCTGA
- a CDS encoding NUDIX hydrolase — MSPSRPPLPVSKGLVVGLNAVIFASEEGEPRVLVTQGLATPEAALPFGPFDPEAHRTFEIGLREWVRGQTGFELGYVEQLYTFGDRGREAPLAALTGAAGGRVISLGYLGLAREARELSGLGARWASWNEFFPWEDHRHGRPPLIDELLAPALRSWADEAGAPGGRAARLERVRTNFALDGLVWNEERALDRYELLYEAGLVAEAARDQGEPSRARTGTGQIMASDHRRILATAISRLRGKVKYRPVVFELMGETFTLSELQRMVEGIAGFALHKQNFRRALDRAGFVEGTGRFEARTGGRPAELYRFRKEAVSAGPALGLAIPRLK, encoded by the coding sequence ATGAGCCCTTCGCGCCCGCCTCTTCCGGTATCAAAGGGTCTGGTCGTCGGCCTGAACGCGGTGATCTTCGCCAGTGAAGAGGGCGAGCCGCGCGTGCTGGTCACGCAAGGGCTGGCGACGCCGGAAGCCGCCCTGCCCTTCGGTCCGTTTGATCCGGAAGCTCACCGCACCTTCGAGATCGGCCTGCGCGAATGGGTGCGCGGCCAGACCGGGTTCGAGCTGGGCTATGTGGAGCAGCTCTACACGTTTGGCGACCGCGGGCGTGAAGCCCCGCTGGCGGCGCTCACGGGCGCAGCCGGTGGACGCGTTATCTCGCTGGGCTATCTGGGCCTCGCCCGTGAAGCGCGTGAGCTGTCAGGCCTGGGCGCACGCTGGGCAAGCTGGAACGAGTTCTTCCCCTGGGAAGATCATCGCCATGGCCGCCCGCCCCTCATCGATGAGTTACTGGCGCCTGCCTTGCGCAGCTGGGCCGATGAGGCAGGCGCACCGGGAGGCCGCGCAGCGCGGCTGGAGCGGGTCCGTACCAATTTCGCGCTGGATGGCCTTGTCTGGAACGAGGAACGCGCGCTGGACCGTTATGAACTGCTCTATGAAGCGGGTCTGGTGGCCGAGGCGGCGCGCGATCAGGGCGAACCTTCCCGCGCACGCACCGGGACCGGACAGATCATGGCCTCCGACCACCGGCGCATTCTGGCTACCGCCATTTCACGCCTGCGCGGCAAGGTTAAGTACCGCCCCGTAGTGTTTGAATTAATGGGTGAAACCTTCACCCTGTCCGAGCTGCAGCGCATGGTGGAAGGCATTGCCGGTTTTGCCCTGCACAAGCAGAACTTCCGCCGTGCGCTGGACCGGGCAGGCTTCGTCGAAGGCACGGGCCGGTTCGAGGCACGCACGGGCGGGCGCCCGGCCGAACTCTACCGCTTCCGCAAGGAGGCGGTGAGCGCGGGTCCGGCGCTGGGGCTGGCGATTCCGAGACTGAAATGA
- a CDS encoding HD family hydrolase — translation MAQRKTSTPPPRAWQRMLSGRRLDLLDPSPFDIEIEDIAQGLARVARWNGQTLGEYAFSVAEHSLIVERLCGQMEPAWPAKWRMAALLHDAPEYVIGDMISPFKSALGFDYQAFEAKLERAVHTRFGLPAQLPKYVKTTIKKADRLCAFFEAVQLAGFSVEDAREFFGKPPLGLRVEIPVRSTAEVQGDYVARFEALLIAMDEEDRKTGHKAGQS, via the coding sequence ATGGCTCAACGCAAGACATCGACGCCCCCGCCCAGAGCCTGGCAGCGCATGCTGTCCGGGCGGCGTCTGGATTTGCTGGACCCCTCTCCGTTCGACATCGAAATTGAGGACATTGCCCAAGGCCTGGCCCGCGTGGCGCGCTGGAACGGGCAGACGCTGGGCGAGTATGCCTTTTCTGTCGCCGAGCACAGCCTGATCGTGGAGCGCCTGTGCGGCCAGATGGAGCCCGCATGGCCGGCGAAATGGCGCATGGCCGCCCTGCTGCACGACGCGCCAGAATACGTGATCGGCGACATGATCTCGCCCTTCAAGAGCGCGCTGGGCTTCGACTATCAGGCCTTCGAGGCGAAGCTGGAGCGCGCCGTACACACCCGCTTCGGCCTGCCCGCCCAATTACCCAAATATGTGAAGACCACGATCAAGAAGGCCGACCGTCTGTGCGCCTTCTTCGAGGCGGTCCAGCTTGCCGGTTTCAGCGTGGAAGACGCGCGCGAGTTCTTCGGCAAACCGCCTCTGGGTTTGCGCGTGGAGATTCCCGTGCGCTCCACCGCCGAGGTTCAGGGCGATTATGTCGCGCGCTTCGAGGCGCTACTGATTGCCATGGACGAGGAAGACCGCAAGACAGGCCACAAGGCGGGCCAGTCATGA
- a CDS encoding universal stress protein: MNPERILVALQGDEADDTPLAAAMALAPLVKADIRAVFVEPDPASYMLWTGPGAAGASVVTSAIETVREEAAKAAIEAEARMKRHLETLEDRGVNASFRRVTDSPSEAAQQARLVRMLVACPDAAAGKGPLSGFTASCLVDEACPLFVPRGGAIPPKKICVAWDGSREASRAAFAAEPFFTKGVEVTILHSPKNLDYADRAAAAPNRLANWLAPRGIKAKSQAVEAKGSLGEALLEAASGADLLVAGAYGQSRLAQFIFGGVTRTLLGAKDGPSLLVAH; encoded by the coding sequence ATGAACCCCGAACGCATTCTCGTAGCCCTGCAGGGCGATGAAGCCGATGACACGCCCCTTGCTGCCGCAATGGCGCTGGCCCCGCTGGTCAAAGCGGATATACGCGCTGTTTTCGTGGAGCCCGACCCTGCGAGCTACATGCTGTGGACCGGGCCGGGCGCAGCCGGTGCCTCGGTTGTTACCAGCGCGATCGAAACCGTCCGCGAGGAGGCGGCCAAGGCCGCCATTGAGGCCGAAGCTCGCATGAAGCGTCATCTTGAAACGCTGGAAGACCGGGGCGTGAACGCCTCTTTCCGACGGGTGACGGACAGCCCTTCGGAGGCTGCCCAGCAGGCAAGGCTGGTACGCATGCTGGTCGCGTGCCCGGATGCTGCTGCCGGCAAGGGGCCGCTCTCTGGCTTTACCGCGTCCTGCCTTGTCGATGAGGCGTGCCCGCTCTTCGTTCCGCGTGGCGGGGCTATACCGCCGAAGAAAATCTGCGTGGCGTGGGATGGCTCGCGTGAGGCCTCGCGCGCGGCGTTCGCTGCCGAGCCTTTCTTCACCAAGGGCGTGGAGGTGACGATCCTGCACAGCCCGAAAAATCTCGACTATGCCGACCGCGCAGCGGCGGCGCCCAACCGGCTGGCCAACTGGCTTGCCCCGCGCGGTATCAAGGCGAAATCTCAAGCCGTGGAAGCAAAGGGCAGTCTCGGTGAGGCGCTGCTGGAGGCAGCTTCGGGCGCGGACCTGCTGGTGGCGGGTGCCTATGGCCAGTCCCGGCTTGCCCAGTTCATTTTCGGTGGTGTCACCCGCACCCTGCTGGGCGCCAAGGACGGGCCGTCCTTGCTGGTGGCGCACTAG
- the rpsA gene encoding 30S ribosomal protein S1: MNATSSSAASRDDFASMLEASFAGRDLVEGSVVRGTVTAVEHDMIVIDVGLKTEGRISLREFAGPGSTTPKAGDEVEVYLERIENALGEAVLSRDKARREEAWDRLEKMFEAKEPVNGAIVGRVKGGFTVDLGGASAFLPGSQVDIRPVRDVGPLMNKEQPFAVLKMDRPRGNIVVSRRAVLEESRAEQRAELVGNLAEGETREGVVKNITDYGAFVDLGGIDGLLHVTDMSWSRVGHPSEVVEVGQTVKVQIIKINKDTQRISLGMKQLLSDPWDAVAAKYPVGATFEGRVTNIAEYGAFVELESGVEGLVHVSEMSWTKKNIHPGKIVSTSQEVTVMVLDVDEEKRRISLGIKQTQRNPWEIFAETHPAGTVVKGEVKNITEFGLFIGVGEDIDGMVHLSDIDWDRSGEEALADFNKGDMVEAKVLDVDVEKERVSLGIKQLAGDPMEDSGGFKRGETVTCTVTEITTGGIEVSFGEGGQMKSFIRKSDLSRDRAEQRPERYSVGDKVDARITNIDKGARRVSVSIKALEMAEEKEAVEQYGSSESGASLGDILGAALKQQDTKKDE; this comes from the coding sequence ATGAATGCTACATCTTCCTCTGCGGCTAGCCGCGACGATTTTGCCTCAATGCTCGAAGCGAGCTTTGCAGGCCGTGACCTTGTAGAAGGCTCTGTGGTGCGTGGCACCGTGACCGCCGTCGAACACGACATGATCGTGATCGATGTGGGTCTGAAAACCGAAGGCCGCATCTCGCTGCGCGAGTTCGCGGGCCCGGGATCGACCACGCCGAAAGCCGGTGACGAGGTTGAAGTCTATCTGGAGCGCATCGAGAACGCGCTCGGCGAAGCGGTGCTGTCACGTGACAAGGCCCGCCGCGAGGAAGCCTGGGACCGTCTTGAGAAAATGTTCGAGGCCAAGGAGCCGGTCAACGGCGCCATTGTCGGCCGCGTCAAGGGCGGCTTCACGGTCGATCTGGGCGGCGCTTCGGCCTTCCTGCCGGGCTCCCAGGTTGATATCCGCCCCGTGCGCGATGTCGGCCCGCTGATGAACAAGGAACAGCCGTTCGCGGTTCTGAAAATGGACCGTCCGCGCGGCAATATCGTGGTTTCGCGCCGCGCTGTGCTGGAAGAGTCGCGCGCTGAACAGCGCGCCGAGCTCGTCGGCAATCTGGCCGAGGGCGAGACCCGCGAAGGCGTCGTCAAGAACATCACCGATTACGGTGCGTTCGTGGATCTGGGCGGCATTGACGGCCTGCTGCACGTCACCGACATGAGCTGGAGCCGCGTTGGCCATCCGAGCGAAGTCGTGGAAGTCGGTCAGACCGTGAAAGTCCAGATCATCAAGATCAACAAGGACACCCAGCGCATCTCGCTCGGCATGAAGCAGCTGCTCTCAGATCCGTGGGATGCTGTGGCCGCCAAGTACCCGGTGGGCGCGACCTTTGAAGGCCGCGTGACGAACATCGCCGAGTACGGCGCGTTCGTTGAGCTGGAATCGGGCGTTGAAGGTCTGGTCCACGTCTCTGAAATGAGCTGGACCAAGAAAAACATCCACCCCGGCAAGATCGTCTCCACCTCCCAGGAAGTCACCGTCATGGTGCTGGACGTGGACGAGGAGAAGCGCCGCATTTCGCTCGGCATCAAGCAGACCCAGCGCAATCCGTGGGAAATCTTCGCTGAGACCCACCCGGCCGGCACGGTCGTGAAGGGCGAAGTGAAGAACATCACCGAGTTTGGCCTGTTCATCGGCGTCGGCGAAGACATTGATGGCATGGTCCACCTGTCCGACATCGACTGGGATCGTTCTGGCGAAGAGGCGCTTGCCGACTTCAACAAGGGCGACATGGTCGAAGCCAAGGTGCTGGACGTGGATGTCGAAAAAGAGCGCGTCTCGCTCGGCATCAAGCAGCTGGCTGGCGATCCGATGGAAGATTCCGGCGGGTTCAAGCGCGGCGAGACCGTGACCTGCACCGTGACGGAAATCACCACGGGCGGTATCGAGGTCTCCTTCGGCGAAGGCGGGCAGATGAAGTCCTTCATCCGCAAGTCCGACCTGTCGCGTGACCGCGCCGAGCAGCGACCCGAGCGTTATTCGGTCGGTGACAAGGTTGATGCGCGCATCACCAATATCGACAAGGGCGCACGGCGCGTATCCGTCTCCATCAAGGCCCTGGAAATGGCCGAGGAGAAGGAAGCGGTCGAGCAGTATGGCTCGTCTGAATCCGGCGCATCGCTCGGCGACATTCTCGGCGCCGCGCTGAAACAGCAGGACACCAAGAAGGACGAATAG
- a CDS encoding integration host factor subunit beta, whose product MIKSELIEKLAAANPHLFQRDVERIVNSIFEEITQALERGERVELRGFGAFSVRNRPPRQGRNPRTGDSVSVKEKHVPFFKTGKELRERVDGKS is encoded by the coding sequence ATGATCAAGTCTGAACTGATCGAAAAACTGGCCGCCGCCAATCCGCACCTTTTCCAGCGTGATGTCGAGCGGATCGTCAATTCGATATTCGAGGAAATCACCCAGGCGCTGGAGCGCGGGGAGCGCGTGGAGCTGCGCGGGTTTGGTGCCTTTTCGGTGCGCAATCGTCCGCCGCGTCAGGGCCGCAATCCGCGCACCGGCGATTCTGTGTCGGTGAAAGAAAAGCATGTGCCCTTCTTCAAGACGGGCAAGGAATTGCGCGAGCGCGTGGACGGCAAGAGCTAG
- the mscL gene encoding large conductance mechanosensitive channel protein MscL gives MLNEFKKFAMRGNVVDLAVGFILGGAFSTIVSSFVNDILMPPIGLLLGGVDFTELFVALDGVEYASRAAAAEAGAATINYGIFINAVISFVIVAFALFLLIKAMNRLEDKKKDETPAAPPAKPRNEELLEEIRDLLKK, from the coding sequence ATGCTCAATGAATTCAAGAAATTTGCCATGCGCGGTAATGTGGTCGATCTTGCGGTCGGCTTCATTCTCGGCGGCGCGTTCTCCACGATCGTCTCGTCCTTCGTGAACGACATTCTTATGCCGCCCATCGGGCTTCTGCTGGGCGGGGTGGATTTCACCGAGCTCTTCGTGGCGCTGGACGGGGTGGAATACGCCTCGCGCGCGGCGGCGGCCGAGGCCGGGGCTGCGACCATCAATTATGGTATCTTCATCAATGCGGTGATCAGCTTCGTGATCGTTGCCTTCGCGCTCTTCCTGCTCATCAAGGCGATGAACCGGCTGGAGGACAAGAAGAAGGACGAGACGCCAGCCGCTCCACCCGCCAAGCCGCGCAATGAAGAGCTGCTGGAAGAGATTCGGGATCTTCTGAAGAAGTAG
- a CDS encoding phosphoribosylanthranilate isomerase, producing MTTRVKICGMSDEASVKAAIAAGADYLGFIIFPKSPRGVTLADAARLSALKGSAKSVAVLVDPDDALLGQVLRVLAPDIIQLHGQESPERCLDARNYAGEGVWKAVPVGGAADVARASRYAGFADAILFDAKPPAGADRPGGWGEGYDYSLVKGFDALPFILAGGLTPENVAGAITASGAPAVDAVSGVESAPGVKDAARIMAFLSAVKRLEMR from the coding sequence ATGACCACGCGCGTAAAAATCTGCGGGATGAGTGACGAGGCATCGGTGAAGGCGGCCATCGCCGCCGGTGCCGATTATCTCGGCTTCATCATCTTTCCCAAAAGTCCGCGCGGCGTGACACTGGCTGATGCCGCGCGCCTGTCGGCGCTCAAAGGCAGCGCGAAATCGGTTGCCGTGCTGGTTGACCCTGATGACGCGCTTCTGGGGCAGGTCTTGCGCGTGCTTGCGCCCGACATCATCCAGCTGCACGGACAGGAAAGCCCGGAACGCTGCCTTGATGCGCGCAATTACGCAGGTGAGGGCGTGTGGAAGGCCGTGCCGGTCGGCGGGGCCGCCGATGTAGCGCGCGCCAGCCGCTATGCGGGCTTTGCCGATGCGATCCTCTTTGACGCCAAACCGCCCGCAGGCGCGGACCGCCCGGGCGGCTGGGGCGAGGGCTATGACTATAGCCTCGTCAAAGGTTTTGACGCCTTGCCCTTCATCCTGGCCGGCGGTCTGACGCCTGAAAATGTCGCCGGCGCCATCACCGCTTCGGGAGCGCCTGCCGTCGATGCCGTGTCGGGCGTGGAAAGCGCGCCGGGTGTGAAGGATGCTGCCAGAATTATGGCCTTCCTGAGCGCGGTGAAGCGTCTAGAGATGCGGTAG
- a CDS encoding ammonium transporter — translation MEDAAFSAGDTAWILTASALVLMMTVPGLALFYGGMVRRTSVLSTLMHSLAAAVLVTVTWTLVGYSLALTGEGAFIGGLDRLFLAGLEPGSDADGLPEPVFILFQLTFAIITVAIISGAAAERMSFKAWVIFVPVWLLVVYAPIAHWVWGGGFLDEAGVIDFAGGAVVHINSGVAGLILALVLGPRRGWPKEGHPPHNLVLTVIGAGLLWVGWFGFNGGSALAADEIAAHAALVTQIAAAMAALVWCALEWILRGKPTVLGAASGAVAGLVAITPAAGFVGPQAAFALGAVGAVAAYFAVTALKSTLKYDDSLDAFGLHGIAGFAGAVLTGVFAVEAIGGTAGGIEGNWLLVWTQTWGALAAAAWCAIGTFVILFLIGRVVKLRIEEEHEVTGVDIALHGESA, via the coding sequence ATGGAAGACGCTGCCTTCTCTGCAGGCGATACCGCCTGGATTCTGACTGCTTCAGCGCTTGTGCTGATGATGACCGTTCCGGGGCTTGCGCTCTTCTATGGCGGCATGGTGCGCCGGACCAGCGTCCTGTCTACCCTGATGCATTCGCTGGCGGCGGCAGTCCTGGTCACGGTCACGTGGACGCTGGTTGGCTACTCGCTCGCGCTGACGGGTGAGGGGGCATTCATTGGCGGGCTGGACCGGCTCTTCCTCGCCGGGCTGGAGCCGGGCAGCGACGCGGACGGACTGCCAGAGCCGGTCTTCATCCTGTTCCAGCTCACCTTCGCCATCATCACCGTGGCGATCATCTCTGGCGCAGCTGCCGAGCGGATGAGTTTCAAGGCCTGGGTTATCTTCGTGCCGGTCTGGCTGCTGGTGGTCTATGCGCCGATTGCGCACTGGGTGTGGGGCGGCGGCTTCCTGGATGAGGCGGGCGTCATCGATTTTGCCGGCGGTGCGGTTGTACATATCAATTCGGGGGTTGCAGGGCTCATTCTGGCGCTGGTGCTGGGCCCGCGCCGGGGCTGGCCGAAGGAAGGCCATCCGCCGCACAATCTCGTTCTCACGGTCATAGGTGCGGGTCTGCTCTGGGTTGGCTGGTTCGGGTTTAACGGCGGCTCGGCGCTGGCAGCGGACGAGATCGCTGCCCATGCCGCGCTCGTGACGCAGATTGCGGCGGCCATGGCGGCGCTGGTCTGGTGCGCTCTGGAATGGATCCTGCGCGGCAAGCCGACCGTGCTGGGCGCAGCCTCTGGCGCGGTGGCGGGGCTTGTCGCGATCACGCCCGCAGCGGGTTTTGTTGGCCCGCAGGCGGCCTTTGCTCTGGGGGCTGTTGGCGCTGTGGCGGCCTATTTCGCCGTCACGGCCCTGAAAAGCACACTGAAATACGATGACAGCCTGGACGCGTTCGGCCTGCACGGGATTGCCGGGTTCGCCGGCGCGGTGCTCACCGGGGTGTTCGCCGTCGAGGCGATAGGCGGAACCGCCGGCGGCATTGAAGGCAACTGGCTGCTGGTGTGGACCCAAACCTGGGGTGCGCTGGCCGCCGCTGCCTGGTGTGCCATCGGCACGTTTGTCATTCTCTTCCTGATCGGGCGCGTGGTGAAGCTGCGCATCGAGGAAGAACACGAAGTTACCGGGGTCGACATCGCGCTGCATGGCGAAAGCGCCTGA
- a CDS encoding beta-ketoacyl-ACP synthase III, whose protein sequence is MSEAVIRATGLWTPPHSISNEELVAAYNAYAERYNGEHADDISRGELEALTPSSAEFIEKASGIKSRFVVEKDGVLDITRMMPNIPERSNDEPAILAEIGAHAARDALERAGKTPADVDGIIVAASNMQRAYPAVAIEVQQLLGMEHGFGFDMNVACSSATFGMQAAADMIAAGNARAILVVSPEITSGHLNWRDRDSHFIFGDVATAVLLERAELGTGGWRIIGSRLKTQFSNNIRNNFGFLNRTERATGDNRPLQNGSPKDDRLFVQEGRKVFKEVVPMVSDMIREHMDDLGLEPDQMRRVWLHQANINMNLMIAKKVFGREAGGEDAPTILDEYANTSSAGSIIAFHKHSDDLKSGDKGVICSFGAGYSAGTVFVEKL, encoded by the coding sequence ATGAGTGAAGCCGTCATTCGCGCCACAGGGCTGTGGACGCCGCCCCATTCCATATCCAATGAAGAGCTGGTGGCTGCGTATAATGCCTATGCCGAGCGCTATAATGGCGAGCATGCGGACGACATCTCCCGCGGCGAGCTGGAAGCGCTGACACCCTCCTCAGCGGAGTTCATCGAGAAGGCATCGGGCATCAAGTCCCGCTTTGTCGTCGAAAAAGACGGCGTACTCGACATCACCCGGATGATGCCCAACATCCCTGAGCGCTCGAACGATGAGCCTGCCATCCTTGCCGAGATCGGCGCCCACGCTGCCCGCGATGCGCTGGAGCGCGCCGGCAAGACGCCTGCTGACGTGGATGGCATCATTGTCGCCGCGTCCAACATGCAGCGCGCCTATCCGGCGGTCGCGATCGAGGTGCAACAGCTTCTGGGGATGGAGCACGGCTTCGGCTTTGACATGAATGTCGCCTGTTCCTCGGCCACGTTCGGCATGCAGGCCGCTGCGGACATGATCGCGGCGGGCAATGCCCGCGCCATACTGGTGGTCAGCCCGGAGATCACGTCCGGGCACCTCAACTGGCGCGACCGCGACAGCCATTTCATCTTTGGCGATGTGGCCACGGCGGTGTTGCTGGAGCGCGCGGAGCTGGGGACAGGCGGATGGCGGATTATCGGCTCGCGCCTGAAAACCCAGTTCTCCAACAATATCCGCAATAATTTCGGCTTCCTGAACCGCACCGAGCGCGCCACCGGCGACAACCGTCCGCTGCAGAATGGTTCACCGAAAGATGACAGGCTCTTCGTCCAGGAGGGCCGCAAGGTCTTCAAGGAGGTCGTGCCGATGGTGTCGGACATGATCCGCGAGCACATGGATGATCTTGGGCTGGAGCCAGACCAGATGCGCCGTGTCTGGCTGCACCAGGCCAATATCAACATGAATCTGATGATCGCCAAGAAAGTGTTCGGGCGGGAAGCTGGTGGCGAGGATGCGCCGACCATTCTGGATGAATACGCCAACACATCCTCTGCCGGTTCGATCATCGCATTTCACAAGCACTCCGATGATCTGAAAAGCGGCGACAAGGGTGTGATCTGCTCGTTCGGCGCCGGGTATTCTGCCGGCACCGTCTTTGTGGAGAAGCTTTAG
- a CDS encoding DNA-3-methyladenine glycosylase I has translation MLHRCPWPGEDPLYVDYHDTEWGVPERDDEALFAKLILDGFQAGLSWITILRKREAFLEAFDGFNPETLARYGEADIARLLGNAGIIRSRAKIEASIGNAKAYLAMRERGQGFSDYLWNFVDGEPVQNRFSTMKEVPAETPVSQAMSKALKKEGFKFCGPVIVYAFMQATGLVNDHLVSCHRHEEVKNLSRSS, from the coding sequence ATGCTCCATCGCTGTCCCTGGCCGGGCGAAGACCCGCTCTATGTCGATTATCACGACACCGAATGGGGTGTGCCCGAGCGTGATGACGAGGCCTTGTTTGCCAAGCTGATCCTTGACGGGTTTCAGGCCGGCCTCAGCTGGATCACCATTTTGCGCAAGCGCGAGGCGTTCCTGGAGGCGTTTGACGGCTTCAACCCGGAGACGCTGGCACGCTATGGCGAGGCGGATATTGCCCGCCTGCTCGGCAATGCGGGCATTATCCGATCGCGCGCGAAGATCGAAGCCTCGATAGGCAATGCGAAAGCCTATCTCGCCATGCGCGAGCGCGGACAGGGCTTTAGCGACTATCTGTGGAATTTCGTGGACGGCGAGCCGGTGCAGAACCGCTTCTCCACGATGAAGGAAGTGCCCGCCGAAACGCCGGTCAGTCAGGCGATGAGCAAGGCCCTCAAGAAGGAGGGCTTCAAATTCTGCGGCCCGGTCATCGTCTATGCCTTCATGCAGGCGACCGGGCTGGTCAACGATCATCTGGTCAGCTGTCACCGCCATGAGGAAGTGAAAAACCTGTCGAGGTCATCATGA